The proteins below are encoded in one region of Coturnix japonica isolate 7356 chromosome 10, Coturnix japonica 2.1, whole genome shotgun sequence:
- the CTXND1 gene encoding cortexin domain-containing 1, with amino-acid sequence MEGPTPEPAYVDVDKGLTLACFVFLCLFLIVMIIRCAKVIMDPYSAIPTSTWEEQHLDD; translated from the coding sequence ATGGAGGGACCCACCCCAGAGCCCGCATACGTTGATGTGGACAAGGGACTGACATTAGCATGCTTTgtcttcctctgccttttcttgATTGTGATGATAATTCGCTGTGCAAAAGTCATCATGGACCCTTACAGTGCCATCCCCACATCCACATGGGAAGAGCAGCACCTGGATGACTGA
- the FAH gene encoding fumarylacetoacetase: MSFIHVDKDSDFPLQNLPYGVFSTREEPRHRIGVAIGDQILDLSVIKHLFNGPALAKHQHVFDQPTLSAFMGLGPTAWREARVLLQSLLSAAEPTLRDNTGLRKRAFVPQASATMHLPAHIGDYTDFYSSRQHATNVGIMFRGKENALMPNWLHLPVGYHGRASSVVVSGTPIRRPVGQMKPDNDKPPVFGACKRLDIELEMAFFVGPGNKHGEPIPVSRAHEHIFGMVLMNDWSARDIQKWEYVPLGPFLSKSFGTTISPWVVTMEALMPFVLPNPVQDPKPLPYLRDEEPYTFDINLFVAIKGEGMSTPTTICRSNFKHMYWTMKQQLAHHSINGCNLRPGDLLASGTISGPEPESFGSMLELSWNGTKEIPLGHGQSRKFLQDGDEIIITGYCQGSGYRVGFGQCSGKILPAVSGL, encoded by the exons ATGTCTTTCATCCACGTGGACAAGGACTCAGATTTCCCTCTGCAAAATCtcccctatggggttttctCCACAAGGGAGGAG CCTCGGCACAGGATTGGGGTAGCGATTGGAGACCAAATCTTGGATCTCAGTGTCATCAAGCATCTGTTTAATGGACCGGCTCTTGCCAAACACCAGCATGTCTTTGACCAG CCCACCCTCAGTGCCTTCATGGGGCTGGGCCCCACTGCCTGGAGGGAAGCCCGTGtcctgctgcagtcactgctgtcAGCTGCCGAGCCAACGCTGCGGGACAACACGGGCCTGCGGAAACG ggCATTTGTACCTCAGGCTTCTGCTACCATGCACCTGCCAGCACACATTG GAGATTACACCGACTTCTATTCATCACGACAACACGCTACCAATGTTGGCATCATGTTCCGGGGGAAGGAGAATGCTCTGATGCCCAACtg GCTACACCTGCCTGTTGGGTATCACGGCCGGGCATCTTCTGTTGTGGTATCCGGGACACCCATCCGGAGACCTGTGGGGCAAATGAAACCTGACAATG ATAAACCTCCAGTGTTCGGTGCTTGCAAGCGCCTGGATATCGAGTTAGAAATG GCATTCTTTGTAGGACCTGGCAACAAGCACGGGGAGCCGATCCCAGTCAGCAGAGCTCATGAGCACATCTTTGGGATGGTCCTTATGAACGACTGGAGCG cTCGTGACATCCAGAAATGGGAATATGTTCCTCTGGGCCCATTCCTGAGCAAGAGTTTTGGTACAACCATCTCCCCTTGGGTTGTCACCATGGAAGCTTTGATGCCATTCGTGCTGCCAAACCCTGTCCAG gACCCCAAGCCACTGCCCTACCTTCGGGATGAAGAGCCCTACACTTTTGACATCAATCTCTTTGTGGCAATAAAAG gagaaggaaTGAGCACGCCAACTACTATATGCAGATCCAATTTCAAG CACATGTACTGGAccatgaagcagcagctggcGCATCACTCCATCAATGGGTGCAACCTCCGACCTGGAGACCTCCTGGCATCAGGAACCATCAGTGGGCCC GAGCCTGAGAGCTTCGGCTCCATGTTGGAGCTTTCTTGGAATGGGACAAAAGAAATTCCTCTTGGCCATGGACAGTCTCGTAAGTTCCTGCAAGATGGAGATGAAATCATTATAACAG GTTACTGCCAAGGCAGTGGCTACCGTGTGGGGTTTGGCCAATGCTCAGGCAAAATCCTCCCAGCTGTGTCGGGTCTGTGA